The nucleotide sequence CGCGCTACGCCTCGCTGCCCAACATCATGAAGGCCAAGAAGAAGCCCATCGAGACGCTGGCCCCCGACGCGCTGGGTGTCGACGTGGCGCCGCGCCTGACCACGCTCAAGGTCGCCGAGCCGGCCAAGCGCAAGGCCGGCGTCAAGGTCGCCGACGTCGCCGCCCTGGTCGACAAGCTCAAGAACGAAGCCCGCGCGATCTGAAGGGCCCACCGGCTCTAAAGGGGAAATGATCTGACATGTCCATTCTCGTCATCGCCGAACACGACAACGCCGCGCTGAAGGCCGCCACGCTGAACGCGGTCGGCGCCGCCGCCAAGATCGCCAGCTCGGTTCAGGGCGACATCCACGTGCTGGTCGCCGGCCAGGGCGCCCAGGCCGTCGCCGAGGCGGCGTCCAAGATCGCCGGGGTGGCCAAGGTGCTGCTGGCCGACGACGCGGCCTACGCCCACCCGCTGCCGGAGAACGTCGCGCCGCTGGTCGTCGGTCTGGCCAAGGGCTACGGCCCCGAAAAGTATGAGCATCTTCTGGCCGCCGCCTCGTCGGAGGGCAAGAATCTGCTGCCGCGCGTCGCCGCGCTGCTCGACGTCGCGGCGATCTCCGACATCACCGGGGTGGTCTCCGCCGACACCTTCGAGCGGCCGATCTACGCCGGCAACGCCATCGCCACGGTGAAGTCCGCCGACCCGATCAAGGTCGTCACGGTGCGCACCACCGCCTTCGAGGCGGCCGCCGCCACGGGCGGCTCGGCGACGGTCGAGAGCATCGCCGGGACGGGCGACGCCGGCTCGGCCAGGTTCGTCGGCCAGGAGCTGACGAAATCGGAGCGTCCGGAGCTGACCCAGGCCAAGATCGTGGTGTCGGGCGGCCGCGGCATGCAGTCGGGCGACAACTTCAAGCTGCTGGAGGCGCTGGCCGACAAGCTGGGGGCGGCGGTCGGGGCCAGCCGCGCGGCGGTGGACGCCGGCTTCGTGCCGAACGACTACCAGGTCGGCCAGACCGGCAAGATCGTGGCGCCCGAGCTGTACATCGCCGTCGGCATTTCCGGGGCCATCCAGCACCTCGCCGGCATGAAGGACAGCAAGGTCATCGTCGCCATCAACAAGGACGAGGAGGCGCCGATCTTCCAGGTCGCCGACTACGGCCTCGTCGCCGACCTCTTCAAGGCGGTGCCGGAGCTGACGGCCGGGGTGTGACGCCG is from Azospirillum sp. TSH58 and encodes:
- a CDS encoding electron transfer flavoprotein subunit alpha/FixB family protein, with translation MSILVIAEHDNAALKAATLNAVGAAAKIASSVQGDIHVLVAGQGAQAVAEAASKIAGVAKVLLADDAAYAHPLPENVAPLVVGLAKGYGPEKYEHLLAAASSEGKNLLPRVAALLDVAAISDITGVVSADTFERPIYAGNAIATVKSADPIKVVTVRTTAFEAAAATGGSATVESIAGTGDAGSARFVGQELTKSERPELTQAKIVVSGGRGMQSGDNFKLLEALADKLGAAVGASRAAVDAGFVPNDYQVGQTGKIVAPELYIAVGISGAIQHLAGMKDSKVIVAINKDEEAPIFQVADYGLVADLFKAVPELTAGV